In Natranaerobius trueperi, one genomic interval encodes:
- a CDS encoding transposase, with the protein MNLIDKKQVREMMKQGKLKDVNDIQEVLKEQFGELIEEMLESELDHELGYSKYDYREKETTNSRNGKREK; encoded by the coding sequence ATGAATTTAATAGACAAAAAGCAAGTAAGAGAAATGATGAAACAAGGTAAACTAAAAGATGTAAATGATATTCAAGAAGTTTTGAAGGAGCAATTTGGTGAACTAATAGAAGAAATGCTAGAAAGTGAACTTGATCATGAACTGGGTTACTCAAAGTATGATTACCGAGAAAAGGAAACTACAAATAGTCGAAATGGAAAGAGAGAAAAAC